From Chitinivibrionia bacterium, one genomic window encodes:
- a CDS encoding DJ-1/PfpI family protein encodes MASAVIILADGFEEIEAIAPIDLLRRAGIEVLVAGLGKKQIKSSRNVEIVCDEVFDLNKHKNFDAIILPGGMPGTTNLLESGDVVQAVKDYFAAEKLCCAICAAPKILAKAGILKKRKFTCFPSVEKEISGAEYLDDAVVQDENIITSKAAGTSVDFAYVIIATLLDEEEAAAVLDKIYY; translated from the coding sequence ATGGCAAGCGCAGTTATAATTTTAGCGGACGGGTTTGAAGAAATTGAGGCAATCGCGCCTATCGACCTGCTTCGTCGCGCGGGGATAGAGGTTTTGGTTGCGGGGCTTGGTAAAAAGCAAATTAAATCGTCGCGCAACGTAGAAATTGTCTGCGACGAGGTATTCGACCTCAACAAACACAAGAATTTCGACGCGATAATTTTACCCGGAGGAATGCCCGGAACGACGAACCTGCTTGAAAGCGGCGACGTAGTTCAAGCCGTGAAAGATTATTTTGCCGCCGAAAAACTTTGTTGCGCAATTTGCGCCGCCCCAAAAATTTTGGCAAAAGCGGGAATTCTGAAAAAACGCAAATTCACCTGCTTCCCGTCGGTCGAAAAAGAAATTTCAGGCGCAGAATATTTGGATGATGCGGTTGTTCAAGACGAAAACATAATAACAAGCAAAGCCGCGGGAACATCTGTTGATTTTGCATACGTAATAATAGCAACCCTTTTAGACGAAGAGGAAGCCGCGGCTGTTTTGGATAAGATTTATTACTAA
- a CDS encoding PDDEXK nuclease domain-containing protein yields MSVDIYNNIRNTLVKARTKAYTAINFAMVEAYWNIGQQIEEAVGERAEYGKELLKYLSVQLISEFGKGFDERSLRRMRQFFQTFSIRDTLWPELNWSHYRLLIKIEDKSRREFYAQECAKEFWSVRQLERQINSFFYERLLATQKSGKESVRREIQTLEPKTTPDYILKDPYILEFLDLKENRDYHESELEQKLIDKLQDFMLELGKGFSFVARQKRITTEGGEHYYIDLVFYNYILKCFVVVDLKTNKLTYQDVGQIDFYVRLFDDKVKQANDNPTIGIILCASKDESIVKYSVLADNENLFASQYMLYLPTEEELKLELKRERELIELQQTTEF; encoded by the coding sequence ATAAGCGTCGATATTTATAATAACATACGAAACACACTCGTAAAAGCGCGAACAAAAGCATATACCGCAATAAATTTTGCAATGGTTGAGGCGTATTGGAATATAGGACAGCAAATAGAAGAAGCCGTCGGCGAACGCGCTGAGTATGGTAAAGAGCTGTTGAAATACTTATCAGTGCAATTAATTTCAGAGTTTGGAAAAGGATTTGATGAGAGAAGTTTGCGACGAATGCGCCAGTTTTTTCAAACTTTTTCAATTCGGGACACACTGTGGCCCGAATTGAATTGGTCGCATTATCGACTACTGATAAAGATTGAAGATAAATCGCGCAGAGAATTTTACGCGCAAGAATGTGCAAAAGAATTTTGGAGCGTTCGCCAATTAGAACGGCAGATTAACTCGTTTTTTTACGAGCGACTGCTCGCAACGCAAAAAAGCGGCAAGGAAAGCGTTAGGCGCGAAATCCAAACGCTTGAGCCAAAAACTACCCCTGATTATATCCTAAAAGACCCTTACATTTTGGAATTTCTCGACCTTAAAGAAAACCGCGATTATCACGAAAGCGAATTGGAGCAAAAACTTATCGACAAACTTCAGGATTTTATGCTTGAACTCGGAAAAGGTTTTTCTTTCGTGGCTCGACAAAAACGAATAACTACTGAAGGCGGCGAGCATTATTACATCGACCTTGTTTTTTATAATTATATATTAAAATGCTTTGTTGTCGTTGACCTTAAAACAAACAAACTGACTTATCAGGATGTCGGGCAAATCGATTTTTATGTGCGTTTATTTGACGATAAGGTCAAACAGGCAAATGACAACCCGACAATCGGAATTATTCTCTGCGCAAGCAAGGACGAAAGCATTGTTAAATATTCCGTGCTCGCCGACAATGAAAATCTTTTTGCCTCGCAATATATGCTGTATTTGCCGACGGAAGAGGAATTGAAACTCGAATTAAAGCGAGAACGAGAACTGATAGAATTACAGCAAACAACGGAATTTTAG
- the hydF gene encoding [FeFe] hydrogenase H-cluster maturation GTPase HydF, with amino-acid sequence MQKTPKSLRLNIGLFGKTNVGKSSFLNMITGQATSIVSEIHGTTTDIVEKPMELLPIGPVLFLDTAGLDDKSDLGEKRISRTQNAIKRADIAIIITTAEYDKTDIEIAKNIAAENIPLIIVFNKSDIAEPSDKAKSEFEKLGKIIVVSSTDKSKKEQNIVAFKEKLLEIVPDEFIIPPPLLSDVVNAEKHVVLIVPIDIQAPKGRLILPQVQAIRDILDVNAVVSITQENTYKQLLQNLKTPPDLVVCDSQVVDFTAKNTPEGINLTTFSIVFARNKGDLSTFIEGAKAIAKLTSEDKILISEACTHHPLDQDIGRVKIPKILEKKLGFAPKIDFCAGKDFPLDLQNYSLVIHCGGCMLTRREMLVRMEQCKQKGVAITNFGVAISFLQGVGERAVKVFES; translated from the coding sequence ATGCAAAAAACGCCAAAATCGCTTCGCCTCAACATTGGGCTTTTCGGCAAAACAAACGTCGGGAAATCGTCTTTCTTGAATATGATAACTGGGCAGGCAACGTCTATAGTAAGCGAAATTCACGGAACTACCACCGACATCGTCGAAAAACCGATGGAACTTTTGCCTATCGGTCCCGTTTTATTTTTGGACACCGCAGGGCTCGACGACAAATCCGATTTAGGCGAAAAACGCATTTCCCGCACCCAAAACGCAATCAAGCGCGCCGACATCGCAATAATAATAACCACCGCCGAATACGACAAAACCGACATCGAAATAGCCAAAAACATAGCCGCCGAAAACATTCCGCTGATAATTGTTTTCAATAAATCGGATATTGCAGAGCCGAGCGACAAAGCAAAAAGCGAATTTGAGAAATTGGGCAAAATCATCGTTGTTTCAAGCACCGACAAAAGCAAAAAAGAGCAAAACATTGTCGCGTTCAAAGAAAAACTACTCGAAATCGTTCCCGACGAATTTATTATCCCTCCTCCTCTTTTAAGCGATGTTGTAAACGCGGAAAAACACGTTGTGCTTATTGTTCCCATAGACATTCAAGCCCCAAAAGGTCGCCTGATACTCCCGCAAGTTCAAGCAATTCGCGATATTTTGGACGTAAATGCCGTAGTTTCAATAACGCAAGAAAACACCTACAAACAACTTTTACAAAACCTAAAAACTCCCCCCGATTTGGTAGTTTGCGATAGTCAAGTGGTGGATTTTACGGCAAAAAACACTCCCGAAGGCATAAATTTAACCACTTTTTCCATAGTTTTCGCAAGAAACAAAGGCGATTTATCGACATTTATTGAGGGCGCAAAGGCAATAGCAAAATTAACGTCCGAAGATAAAATTTTAATATCCGAAGCCTGCACGCATCACCCGCTCGACCAAGATATAGGCAGAGTGAAAATCCCGAAAATCTTGGAGAAAAAATTGGGATTTGCGCCGAAAATCGATTTTTGCGCAGGAAAGGACTTTCCACTAGACCTGCAAAACTACTCGCTCGTAATTCATTGCGGCGGCTGTATGCTCACCCGTCGAGAAATGCTTGTGCGAATGGAGCAATGCAAACAAAAAGGCGTTGCAATAACAAATTTCGGAGTGGCGATTTCGTTTTTGCAGGGAGTTGGAGAGAGAGCGGTGAAGGTGTTTGAGAGTTAA
- a CDS encoding type II toxin-antitoxin system YafQ family toxin gives MLRIRYTKKMKQGMARAIKRGKNINELNFVLNTLAAGKPLPRKYLDHKLTGNKAGFRECHIEPDWLLVYRVQKEELILLAVAIGTHRETLGVE, from the coding sequence ATGTTAAGGATCAGATACACAAAAAAAATGAAACAGGGTATGGCTCGTGCAATCAAGCGTGGTAAAAACATAAACGAACTTAATTTTGTCTTAAATACTTTAGCGGCAGGAAAACCGTTGCCGAGAAAATACCTTGACCACAAATTGACAGGTAATAAAGCAGGTTTTCGTGAATGCCATATAGAGCCTGATTGGCTTTTAGTTTACAGAGTGCAGAAAGAAGAACTTATTTTATTGGCGGTAGCAATAGGAACACATCGCGAAACATTAGGCGTAGAATAA